Within the Thalassoglobus sp. JC818 genome, the region CGTGCGGCCAGTTTTCGAAAGTGTTCTTTGACCTTGCTGATGATCTTCTCGACTGGAGCCAGATCAGGAGAGTACGTGGCAGCCAAAGAACACCCGCTCCAGCCGAACGGATCGCTTCCAGGGCTTCCGTCGATTTGTGAGCACTTAAGTTGTCCATCAGCACCAGGTCACCCGGTTCCAGGCTGGGAGCCAGCCAACGTCGACAGAATTCGGCAAAGCAAACACCATTCATCGGAACATCGAGCAGCATCGCGGCTCGAATGCCATCGCAGGCGACTGCTTGAACCAGCGTGGCTGTCTGCCAGTGACCGGCAGGTTCTTTCGTGATCAAGTCGCTCGCCCTTCAACGACCGACCTCGCAGTCGCGACATGTCGGTTCTGACACCTGTTTCATACAGGTTGACGAGTCGATGAGTTAACCGACGTCCTCGAAATCGCTGGCGACGTTGATGCTTGCTGCGTTTCGCCGCGACGTCCGAGCGATCCTGCTCGGCGGCGTGCCGGGACTTTTTTTGTAGGTGAAGCCAAGCTTATGGAGAGTGGAATCCACAGCAGAGGGACACATCGTTTTCCCGAAGTGCTGGGCGATCAGTTCACAGTAGTCATTGAGCGTACGATCCGGTTTTTCATGAACCCATGCAGCGAGTTGCTCTCGCTCCTGCACACTCAATATGGGTTCTGGACCACTTGGCTTGATGGACTCCAGCGAACGACCTTCTTCGTACCATTTAATCCACTTCTTGGCGGAGAAGTAGCTCACCTCAAACACTTTCGCCGCTTCAGCTCGAGAGTGGCCTGCTTTCACAAACGCGACCAGCCGTTCTCGCAAATCCTTGCTATAGGCCCAAACGATTTGACGGTCGTCCCGCTTCGCTGACTTGCTCATGATTCCCTCCCTGGAGCAATCACACAATCTTGACCAAAGATCTCTACTACCAATGCAATACGACAACAAGATCAACGGAAACGCTCTAACCTCTTGCTGAGTCGTCACTCACGACTACCTGCTTTCGCAATGCAGCGACCAAAACTACCGGGCTACTACCGGAGCCGTGTTCATGAGAAAGCAAAAAGTTCCAATGTATCGACATCACAAAGGCATTGGACCGGCCGTTGTCACCATCGATGGCAAGTCCGTCTATCTTGGCTTGCATGGCTCGCCAGACTCTCACCGGCGATACGCTGAAGAGATTGAGAATGGCATCGGCGGAATGAAACGCCGGTCTCTGATCTGACAGTCGGGCAGCTCACGGTTCCCTATCTTCAATAGGCGAAATCTCACTACGTCAAGAACGGAAAGCCGACTTCCAAGCTGCATTTCCCCCATTTGGCAATGAACGTAATCAATTAGAACTACCCTCAACTGGACTCACGCGTCTGTACCTTGCAGCAGCCTAGGAAGGAAATCACAGATAAGTGGTACTGTCGTTGATCACTCGTGTCCAGCGAGACCAAGTGAACTACCAGCAGAGTCCCGTTACGCTCAAAAGGTTCCTACCGTTCAGAACCACGACTCCAAAAGATCGTACTCTCTACGAACCAATGCCAACGGTCTATTGCGCGAGCTGGTCAACTTGCTATGGGTCGTATGGACATTTAGATTGGATCCGTGATGAGTGCGGGGAGCCAAATGAAGCTAGCGAAGTTGGCGGCTTTCTTTTCATAGCGGGTGGCAACTCTTCGACAACGTTTGATGCGGCCGAAGAAGCGTTCGATTCGATTGCGGTTTTGGTCGGTCGTCTTGTTGCAACGCTTCTTCACATTGCGTCGAGGATGCGGTTTGGTACACCTTTCACATTGAGTTCCTTGGCACGCTGGCGAAATGCGTTCGAATCTTAGGCAGCAACCGCAACGATTTCTCCAACGTCGCCAGCTTCGATCTGTTCCAAGAGCGTCTACCTTGCTAGGCGTCACCACATAACCAGCAGGCAGAATGAAGTAGGGGAGCTTCCCAGACTTGCCGGTCGCTGCTTGGAATCTGGTGGTCAGTCTGCCTCGGCTTCTTCCAAGGCGTCGGCGGTTGTCCGCGTCTCCTTTTTCTTCGCCCAACTTGCGACGCCCTGTCGAGGCAGTCTGGTGAGCTTTGGCCGCCGAGGCCGACTGATACGCAAGCGGAACCACTTTGCGATCAACCAACAGGGTGTATTTCACTCCTCTCTTTCTGCGGTCAACAGGGCTCGGACCGCTGCAAGCTCCGCCATCCAAAGCACGTACTTGAGCCGAATCAATGACGACAAACTTGTGCGAGAGTTGGTTGTGTCGCCTCAATTTGGTGAGCAACAGGTGATGAATCATTTTCCAAATCCCAACCTCTTCCCAGTGACGCAACCGGTGCTTGCGGTTTCATCAGAAAAGCCCGATTCCAGTCGAACGTCTTTCCAGCGACAGCCAACAGTCAACACAAACCACATGACTTTGAGAACGGTGAAGTGGTCCGTCGGCGGGCGTCCCCCATTCAGTCCGGGAGTGAGTTGTGCTGGCAATAGATCTTAGACATCCTCGTAAGAGTCATCCTGCAGCCGTGCATCAATGACTTGCTTCTTGATGAATTGTTGTGAAGAAGCAACTCATCAAGAAGCAAATCGCACACCGCCCACAGGGTGATTCTGAGATCAGCTTTTTGTCAGCCTCTGAGAGTTTTCTGAGAAAATTGTGACTTCCTGACGTCGCAACGAGGCTTTCTTAGCGGGTCCGATTGCTTTTCGAAGGCCACAGAAATGTTGCCAATAGGGCACGTGTTGACGGATTTCACCATCTCGAATTCGTGCTGAGATTCTCCTGGATTCTTGCGAAATGACCTCCAATGTAACCTACGATTGGATGCAACGGATTGCGTCGCGTCCCTCGCCAACCTCGTTCAATTTCATTTCTGCTTTCCCCCCTACTTTCTCGAGTGGCAATTCATGTCTACAGTTGATCGCGACGGTATCCTTGCGCCCTGGCTGGCGTTTGCACCGATTGAAACCAGCTTCTTCGCCCCCAAAAAACGCTCTCCGCTGAACAGCCCAGCAGTCCTTGAACTGCTCGAAATGAGAACGCTCATGAGTGGGACACCGACGGACGTTCCCGAGGCAGCCACTTCTGGCACTGAGATCTGGGTTGATCAAAGCTCAACCAACCCGATTCAAAACGGAGATAGTGCGAGCCCGTTCACGTCGATCAATGCAGCGATTAATGCTGCTTCAGAAGGTGACACGATCTGGGTCCGTGAAGGTGTGTATCGCGAAACAATTCGACTCACCTCGGACATCTCTCTCCGCGCCGTTCCGGGAGATCATGTCGTCCTTTCGGGAAGCGATCGAATCACCAACTGGACTGACAACGGGGATGGAACTTATCAAACGACACTGGACTGGCACCCCAGTTCGCTCTTCGTGAACTCACAAGAGATTTCTCAATCGCGACACCCTGACCAGGGATGGTGGATTGTCGATTCGATTGGCGAATCCAAGATCACCGACTCCGAACTGATCGGAATGGATGCGGAAACGCTTCTCGATTCGGAGTTCTACATCTGGACGGCCCACGGCAACGTTCAGTACACCGTAACGATTATCGGTTTTGACTCCACGACAGGGACGATTACCTACGAGTCTCCCAACGAAATCATGACGATCCAAGCTGGTGACCGCTTTTACTTAACCGGACACGAGAACTTTGTCAGCCAACCGGGTGAATATTCGATCACAGAAACCGCTGAAGGTTTTGTGGTCACTTATAAATCCGGGGACATCTCGGACTTAGACAACTTCGAAGCATCCCGAAGAACTGCAGTCCTTCGGGCAATAGGCGTTTCAAATGTTCTGGTTGATGGATTCGAAATCAGCGGATCTGAATGGCTCGGCGTTGAAATTCGTAATGCAACGAATGTGCAGATTTCAAATAGCGTCATCACAAACAATCAGCAAGCTGGGGTCTCGCTTCGCTCTTCTTCAAACGTGGTCATCTCGCAGAACCTGATTACCCAAAACGGCAACGGGATCGTTGCCGTGACGGTTTCGGACCTGCGAATTCTGCGAAACGAAGTTGCCTACAATCGTCAAGACGGAGTTGTCATTGCCTACAACTCAAACAACGTTCTGATCCACGAGAACTACATTCATCATCACTTCGGGAAAGGGCACCCCGACAACATCCAGACGTTTTACAACGTTTCCAACATCGTCATTTCGAACAATCTTCTGTTGGCGGCAACCCAACAGATCATGATGCACGAGACCCAGGGAGTGGTTGTCGATGGCAATGTGATGATCGGGTCAACAGGCAATTTAATGACGTTCGGTCACGACAGTGTTTTCGATGTTCGCATCTCGAACAACACAGCTGCTTTCGCTGGCATGGGCATGATGCGAATGACTGGTGACAACTACGAATTTTACGGAAACATCTTCCAGACCGGCCATGATAAGCTGTTGTATTCCACTTCGGATGTTGAACACACAACTTCCGATTCCAATCTGTACTGGCACAGCGATTTAGTGACCGATGGCCTTCTCTTCTACGATAGTACCGGGTGGCACAAAAGTCTCGAATCATATCAATCCACAAAAGATGACGACCAGAACTCCGTTTACGAGTCCCCTGGGTTTGCGAACGCTCCCCTGGCTGCTGACCTCGTTGATGTCAGAAGGCTGGGAGAGATGCAACTGGATTATCTCCCGATGTGGAGAGGTGGCAAGTTCTTTGAAGTCGGCGATCATGTTGAAGTTAATTATGATGGAATCGTCCGCGAAGTGGTCGAAATCCGTGACGGCGGAATTGTCCTGTCGGTTCCTCTCGACGAGATTCCGTTCGGTCATGTTGCCGTCGCGAACTGGGGAGACAAGACTGACTTTGATCTCAATCTCGATCGCGTCAGTTCGACGAGTGCACTCTTGGCTTCAAGCGATCTCGCTCTGGCTTCAGCAGAACTCACGACTACGTCCTTCGGTGCTTCGATCAACGTTCCAAGCTTCCAACTGGCCGACTTCAACGGAGATGGCCAACGCGACATTCCGGAGTCAGGAACCGGATCGACAGCTCCTCCCGCGACGATCAATCTTCCGCCAACGATAGACTTCGAGCAAAGTGTCATTTCGATCCCTGAGAACACAGTGATTGGGGAAGCGATTCGAATTGGAACGGTGCAAGTGAACGATGACGGTGTCGGCCAGTCAATTGTTTCACTTGCTGGTTCACATGCTCATCTCTTTGAACTTGTCGGAGATGGTCTGTATTTGAAAGCTGGAACCAACCTCGATTATGAAACATCCTCACAGTTGGACGTTTCAGTTCGAGTCAATGATCCAGAAGTGGGCGGTAGCGTTGATGACTCCGTCGACGTCCAACTCAAGATCACAGACGTCGATGAATCTCCGACTCGCGTCGCACCAACAATTGATTTCACCCAGACGACATTCTCGATTGCGGAAAATACCACTCTCGATGCGAGACTGAAGATTGGTACGTTTAGTGTCACACAGGATGGCTTTGGTCAGAGCATCGTCTCGCTCGCTGGGACAGACGCTCATCTCTTCGAGCTGATTGGTGATAGTCTCTATCTGAAAGCGGGGACAGACCTCGACTACGAGACAGATTCGCAATTTAACGTCTCGCTAAGAGTGGACGACCCCGAAGTAGGAAGCAGCGTCGACGATTCCGTAGACGTTCGCCTCAAAATCACCGATGTCAACGAAGTTCCGCCACGTGTCTCCCCGACAATTAACTTCAATCAAACGATAAATTCGGTTACCGAGAACGCAACGCTCGACGCACGTCTTAAAATCGGCACCTTTACCGTCACGCAGGATGGTTTCGGGCAGAGTATCGTCTCGCTCGCTGGAACGGATTCTCATCTTTTCGAGCTTCTTGGCGATGGACTTTACCTGAAAGCGGGAACGAACCTCGACTACGAGACCACCTCGCAATTGAGCGTCTCTCTGCAAGTGAACGATCCTGAAGTCGGTGGAAGTATTGACGACTCTGTCGACGTTCGACTCGCAATCACCGATGTCAATGAAGTTCCACCACGTGTCTCGCCAACCATCGATTTCAACCAGACGGTTGGCTCAATTGCGGAGAATACAACGCTCAGCACACGACTCAAAATTGGCACGTTCACAGTCACTCAGGATGGCTTCGGGCAGAGCATCGTGACGATCGCTGGAACAGATGCTCATCTCTTCGAGCTGATTGGTGATGGACTCTACCTGAAAGCTGGAACGACTCTCGACTACGAGACCGACTCACAGTTCAATGTCTCGATACGAATCGACGACCCCGAAGTGGGAAGCAGCGTTGATGATTCGGTCGACATTCGCCTCAGAATCACGGACGTGGATGAAGCCCCTCCTCGAGTTGCACCAACGATCGAACTCAACCAGACGACGTGGTCGATTGCTGAAGACACCACACTGAACACAAGACTTAAGGTCGGCACATTCACCGTCACGCAAGACGGTTTCGGCGAGAGTATCGTTTCCCTGGCTGGCGCGGATGCTCATCTCTTCGAGATCATTGGAGACAACCTTTACCTGAAAGCGGGAACAAACCTCGACTACGAGACCGACTCGCAGTTCAACGTCACGCTTCGAGTGAATGATCCGGAAGTTGGTGGCAGTGTCGATGACACCGTCGATGTTCAACTCACAATCACGGACGTCAATGAAGACCCGAATGTCATTCAGCAAGCGACTAACCTCGTTGTGGTCAACGGCTCGATGGCTCATCTCGGTGTCATCGTCGATGGCGAACTGGTCATGATCGACTCCGTGGACTGGCAGTCGACTGGGGTCAATGAACTGATCACAGGCGACTTCAATGGTGACGGCCTCATTGATGTCGCAGGCGTGAATGGTTCCAATCAAATCTGGGTTGGACTCACTGACAGTTCAGGACTGGGAACGCCGGAAAAATGGGGCGAATGGCGAAGCAAAGAGGTGAATGGAAACCTCGCAGTCGGTGATTTCAACGGGGATGGTCTCGATGATTTCATTTCATTCGGCTCCGATCGACGATGGCACGTTCAATACTCGACTGGCAATGGTCTCGAGTTGGAAGCAAGTGATCGCTGGGCGGGACGACGCTATTTGAAAGACGCAGTTGTCGTCGGTGACTTCAACGGAGACGGTCACGACGATGTGGCACTGAGCAAGCGGTCCGGCGTCTGGAACATGAGCTTGGGATCCGCAACGGGATTGACCGACAGCTTCGAGGTGATGAGTTGGAACAAGAAAACGACCTGGCTGGACGTTCAGGCTACGGACTGGAACGGTGATGGATTGGAAGAAATCTCCGCCCGCACGAAGTCCGGGGATTGGTACTCCTTTGAGTTTCATTCCACAGGCGACGACCAAGGGACGATGACGGAACAATTCCTCGGAACTTTCAACTCTTTGGACGCCTGGGATAATTTCATCATCGCTGATTTCACCGGCGACAGCACCAGTGAAATTGTGGGGGTCAATGGCTCAGGTGATTGGTTCCTTATGCAATTCACCGAAACGAGCGAAACGCGAATGCTCTCCTTCGGAAAATGGGCTGGGAAAAACCCGTCCCTGATCGCAGCAATTGATATCGATGGCAACGGAACTGCTGATCTCGTCGGAGTTGAGCAGGCCTCTGGAGAGAGTTGGATGGCTCCCAGCCTCGGAACTCAGTTTGACCAACTGACTCATATCGGATCAGTTGGTTTTGACCTCGGCGACAAAGCGGGAATTTATCTTTCGTAACGCCCCCTGAAATCCTGCTGTCTAACCACGATTCTCCGTCTGGCACTGCACAAAATGCAGCGAATACACAGGCTAGAGAAGAATGATTCCGAGAATCTGAGGAAGGATCGATTGCGACCTGCATCATCTGCCGGTCGCAGCTCGCTGATTGAAAATCATCTTGCTGGGGTTTTGAGAAATCTTCTATTCTCTGGGCCACCCCACGCATATGAATCACACCCGGTCGGTTGATGGTGGATCTTCAAATCCTACCCATCCTTCATCAACCAATACCGACAATCGTATCCACCTTCTCGGCACATTCTTTCTCTCATTCATCGTGGTTTATGGCCAGGTCAACACACGGTACGCCTCGTTGGGGGCGAATCGTAGGAATTGGAGCGGTGATCGCGACTCTCGCGACAGGGCTACCGCTGCGCGCTGCCGAATCCTGGCATGCGCATGAAGGTCCATCGGGCACAGAGTCCGTTCGTCCATTTCCTTCGACACCTCAACAGATCAATTCAACCCCTGATTCTTCCGATGAAGAACAGCCAGAAGGTATCGAAGCACGAAAGCCTTCGCTCGCTTTTCCACCAAAAGTGGAGGTCGACGCTGGCTCAGCCAAGCCTGAACTCGCCAGGCCGATGCCGCTTGGTCCCATTCGACGACCACTCGCTGACGATTCTGAATCTGAATCGACAACGACGACACCAAATTCGAATCCGGCCGCTCGTGCAACTCCGGACCCCGCGTTCGCAACAGTTTCTGCAAATTCGGGCCCCGAAACTGTCGGAGTTGTGACACTCGGAGGATCTCAGGCTTCTGAAGATGAGGCCGACGGTGTGGTCTCTCTCCAAAACAATCGCAAGCTGAGACGTCCGCCACCTCTGGCCGTTGAGTCGGCAGCTGCAATTGAGTCACCAGCAGACGACTCCTCGCTCCCAGCCATCATCATGCTCGATGGCTACGAAGAGATGGATATTGATTCAGCAGTCCAGCAACCGCAGTACAACAGTTGGACTTCACCTCGCGGAATCGGGCCGATCGCTCCGCCTTCGAATCGAATTCGTGGAATTCAGGGACGCGCCGGGTATTTTGCATTCGACACGTTTGGGCGAGATAGTTCTCTCAGCGATCTGGAACTGATGCCATACGTGGTCGACGGTGAGAATGTCTACTACGGCGACATGCGTTTCTTTGTCGCAGAGGGTGACCGCATGGGAACCAATGTCGGTCTGGGACTGCGACACATCAACGATACACAAACAGGCTACGTGGGCGGTTCGATCTGGTTTGACTATGACCGCTTCTACGAGAAGTCCTTCTACCAGTTGGGACTAGGCCTGGAAGCCACCCTCGATCAGTTTGAGATTCGCGGAAATGGTTACCTGCCTCTCAATCAGGGGGACCAAGAACTTGGAACTCAACTGCTGACCAGCCGCGTGGAAGGGAGCAACCTCCACGTTTATTCTTCCACCTCCCTGATGCGGCCCATGTCGGGATTCGACTGGGAAGTCGGTCTCACCGTTCCTTTTGAGGAATGGATCTTGAGAGGCTATGTCGGTTCCTACCACTTCTTCGCCGACGACTCAGAGACGATCAATGGCTTGAAAGCCCGCGGGGAAGTCGACTGGGGACACTTGAACCTCTCGACAACTGTGACCCACGACGATACGTACGGCACCGATGTCATGCTGGGAGTCGGCGTCGAATGGCCGCAAATTGCTGACCAACCTCAAGGTCTCAACACTGCGATGACTCCTCTGCGTTTCGCAAGACGTAACCACAACATCATCGTCGATCGAGATTACCGAATTAACGAGACTGTCGTCCCTCTCAACCAACCGGGACAAAATCCGGAACCCTCCATTCCCGCCCCAGGCGGCTCTGGCGGGTCAGGAAATCTCATCACCGATGCACTTCTCGCTCCCTCGGACATGTGGGACGGAACACTCGACTGGGACGGAAGAGACGTTCCAGAAGATCCCGACCGCGTCAACTACAAACCAGTCGCCCACTATGCAATCGTGCCATTCCAAGATGTCACAGGAGACTTCATCGTCCCAGTCGTCGCATTCAGCAAGGGTGGAATCGCCAGCGTGACATTCCACGTTGAAGGCAGCGAGGCTGTCGTTAACGCTCCACAAATTGTATCCGCTTATGCCGGCAATCCCTTCGAAGCATATGTCGTCAAGCTCGATGCGAGCGAGTTTCCAGAACACGACGGAGCGTTCGAAGTTTACGCAACCGTGCAACCAAAGGACCCGAGTGCACAAGCGAGGGTCATTTCCTTACCCCTGTTCTCCAACATCAATGGAACACTTCCGACCGCGAAGTCCTACGTCGACGCGAACAACGGATCAGACACCACTGGCGACGGATCCTCTGCAAATCCGTTTGCAACAATCACTGAGGCTCGTAATTCTCTTGTAGCATCTGGGAAAGTGGATGGAGGAACAATTATTCTGCGCGATGGTGAGTATGAATACTCAAACGCATCAGCAGAAGCTGTTCTCAACGAACGTTGGCTGACCATCAAACCCGACACAGGTCACCAACCAGTCATCAATGCAACTGGGGATAGCTTATCTGGAGGACTCGCGACGAACCGTATCAAGATTGAGGGCGTCACACTTGATGCTTCAAATTCCGAACCAGTGTTCCTGATCAACTCAAGCATAGCAAGGCTTCCAGATTCATCACTCTGGCTTGACAAGTTGACATACACAGGGCGTGGCGCCCATGTCCAAGGACGTGTAGCCAATGGATTCGAGAGTATTTACTACACAGACTTAACGTTTCAAGACACCAAAGACGCAGCGATTCTAGGCGTACTGGCAAGAAACATCACAATCAAGAACATTGGGTCCGATGCTTTTACACAAACGAGAGCTGTAATTGGCGGGAATGTCGAGCAAATTGATCCCGGGGACACAGATTTTCATCCAGACATCTGGCAATTCTGGGGAGACGATCTAGAGAATATTCTTCTCTATGGAGTATGGACTAGCGAAGACGTCGTATCACAGGGTGTGTTCTTTAGGGCCGTAGAAAAGGTGTATGACGTCGCAGTGGTTAATTCCGTGTTGAGGTCATCTGACAATGCTGGAATTTCGTCACAATTTCGCGTCGCTGATGTCTCACACGTATATATGCGAGGAAGTACGTTTGGCCAGTCACTGCATCTTCGAAGTGGTGAAACAACGGACTTCGTTTCTATGAAACACTTCGACATCTCGGGCAACATTTTCACACGAGTTACTGCTGACGAACTTGTCGGAGACAAAGCGTTTGACGAGTCATTCGGAAACCGATGGGTTGACAACTTCTTCATCGATGACAGATACACCGCTGGGGAAGTGGCCGGCATCGGAAATCCGGATTGGGATAATGATTTGTTAATACCGGGGCAAGATGGAAACCTTACCACCGACAGTTCCCAAGATTTACTTTTAGACGTCCTGGGGAATGTAAGAATGGCAGGAAATGACTTTATCGGTGCGTTAACTCAGTAGTGCAGCATTAGGAATTCGAAAAAACACCGAAATCACTCGATCTTGCGTTGACCGTTGGCTGCCGCTGGAAAGATCTTGTAAAGGAATTGGGTTTGGTATGATGGAACTGCGGCGACACAGTTGCTTGATTGCAAAGAGTCCGCAAGTTAGAGGGCGATTCACCACCATTTTTCTCACCGAATGGGTGTGAAACAACCAACTCTAGCACGAGAATGTTGCCACTGGTTCGTCACAAGTACGAGTTTTTTGTCGCGGAGATTGCAAAGGCCGAAGTTATGTTGGCCGCACAAGCATGCTCGGTGAAATGCCGTGGATGGAAGTTTCTCCGACGTCCCTCATCGGGTCGATCAAGGTTTCGTATTCGTCAATGACTTCGAGATCCTGGTCGAGCACGACAATCCCAATTTCAATGACTCGATCCGTGGCTCGCAATCCTGTCGGTTCGACATCGATGACTGCATACTCTTCGCGCCCAGCCTGATTCTGTTCCAACACCCAAAGCCCTTTCGATTGAGAAATCAATTGCCCACGTCGAAACTCAGAATAGCATCTCGAAAGTCTGTCGAGAATCTTCTGGAGTGAATTCTCACTGAGTGACACAACCAGAATTGCAATGCACGTGACTCGCTCAGTTGGACTGT harbors:
- a CDS encoding transposase, with amino-acid sequence MITKEPAGHWQTATLVQAVACDGIRAAMLLDVPMNGVCFAEFCRRWLAPSLEPGDLVLMDNLSAHKSTEALEAIRSAGAGVLWLPRTLLIWLQSRRSSARSKNTFENWPHAVGTNLLRSLPPLSTQSLPWKSRTASNPADTTSD
- a CDS encoding IS630 transposase-related protein encodes the protein MSKSAKRDDRQIVWAYSKDLRERLVAFVKAGHSRAEAAKVFEVSYFSAKKWIKWYEEGRSLESIKPSGPEPILSVQEREQLAAWVHEKPDRTLNDYCELIAQHFGKTMCPSAVDSTLHKLGFTYKKSPGTPPSRIARTSRRNAASINVASDFEDVG
- a CDS encoding transposase, producing the protein MIHHLLLTKLRRHNQLSHKFVVIDSAQVRALDGGACSGPSPVDRRKRGVKYTLLVDRKVVPLAYQSASAAKAHQTASTGRRKLGEEKGDADNRRRLGRSRGRLTTRFQAATGKSGKLPYFILPAGYVVTPSKVDALGTDRSWRRWRNRCGCCLRFERISPACQGTQCERCTKPHPRRNVKKRCNKTTDQNRNRIERFFGRIKRCRRVATRYEKKAANFASFIWLPALITDPI
- a CDS encoding right-handed parallel beta-helix repeat-containing protein, whose translation is MSTVDRDGILAPWLAFAPIETSFFAPKKRSPLNSPAVLELLEMRTLMSGTPTDVPEAATSGTEIWVDQSSTNPIQNGDSASPFTSINAAINAASEGDTIWVREGVYRETIRLTSDISLRAVPGDHVVLSGSDRITNWTDNGDGTYQTTLDWHPSSLFVNSQEISQSRHPDQGWWIVDSIGESKITDSELIGMDAETLLDSEFYIWTAHGNVQYTVTIIGFDSTTGTITYESPNEIMTIQAGDRFYLTGHENFVSQPGEYSITETAEGFVVTYKSGDISDLDNFEASRRTAVLRAIGVSNVLVDGFEISGSEWLGVEIRNATNVQISNSVITNNQQAGVSLRSSSNVVISQNLITQNGNGIVAVTVSDLRILRNEVAYNRQDGVVIAYNSNNVLIHENYIHHHFGKGHPDNIQTFYNVSNIVISNNLLLAATQQIMMHETQGVVVDGNVMIGSTGNLMTFGHDSVFDVRISNNTAAFAGMGMMRMTGDNYEFYGNIFQTGHDKLLYSTSDVEHTTSDSNLYWHSDLVTDGLLFYDSTGWHKSLESYQSTKDDDQNSVYESPGFANAPLAADLVDVRRLGEMQLDYLPMWRGGKFFEVGDHVEVNYDGIVREVVEIRDGGIVLSVPLDEIPFGHVAVANWGDKTDFDLNLDRVSSTSALLASSDLALASAELTTTSFGASINVPSFQLADFNGDGQRDIPESGTGSTAPPATINLPPTIDFEQSVISIPENTVIGEAIRIGTVQVNDDGVGQSIVSLAGSHAHLFELVGDGLYLKAGTNLDYETSSQLDVSVRVNDPEVGGSVDDSVDVQLKITDVDESPTRVAPTIDFTQTTFSIAENTTLDARLKIGTFSVTQDGFGQSIVSLAGTDAHLFELIGDSLYLKAGTDLDYETDSQFNVSLRVDDPEVGSSVDDSVDVRLKITDVNEVPPRVSPTINFNQTINSVTENATLDARLKIGTFTVTQDGFGQSIVSLAGTDSHLFELLGDGLYLKAGTNLDYETTSQLSVSLQVNDPEVGGSIDDSVDVRLAITDVNEVPPRVSPTIDFNQTVGSIAENTTLSTRLKIGTFTVTQDGFGQSIVTIAGTDAHLFELIGDGLYLKAGTTLDYETDSQFNVSIRIDDPEVGSSVDDSVDIRLRITDVDEAPPRVAPTIELNQTTWSIAEDTTLNTRLKVGTFTVTQDGFGESIVSLAGADAHLFEIIGDNLYLKAGTNLDYETDSQFNVTLRVNDPEVGGSVDDTVDVQLTITDVNEDPNVIQQATNLVVVNGSMAHLGVIVDGELVMIDSVDWQSTGVNELITGDFNGDGLIDVAGVNGSNQIWVGLTDSSGLGTPEKWGEWRSKEVNGNLAVGDFNGDGLDDFISFGSDRRWHVQYSTGNGLELEASDRWAGRRYLKDAVVVGDFNGDGHDDVALSKRSGVWNMSLGSATGLTDSFEVMSWNKKTTWLDVQATDWNGDGLEEISARTKSGDWYSFEFHSTGDDQGTMTEQFLGTFNSLDAWDNFIIADFTGDSTSEIVGVNGSGDWFLMQFTETSETRMLSFGKWAGKNPSLIAAIDIDGNGTADLVGVEQASGESWMAPSLGTQFDQLTHIGSVGFDLGDKAGIYLS
- a CDS encoding inverse autotransporter beta domain-containing protein; translated protein: MARSTHGTPRWGRIVGIGAVIATLATGLPLRAAESWHAHEGPSGTESVRPFPSTPQQINSTPDSSDEEQPEGIEARKPSLAFPPKVEVDAGSAKPELARPMPLGPIRRPLADDSESESTTTTPNSNPAARATPDPAFATVSANSGPETVGVVTLGGSQASEDEADGVVSLQNNRKLRRPPPLAVESAAAIESPADDSSLPAIIMLDGYEEMDIDSAVQQPQYNSWTSPRGIGPIAPPSNRIRGIQGRAGYFAFDTFGRDSSLSDLELMPYVVDGENVYYGDMRFFVAEGDRMGTNVGLGLRHINDTQTGYVGGSIWFDYDRFYEKSFYQLGLGLEATLDQFEIRGNGYLPLNQGDQELGTQLLTSRVEGSNLHVYSSTSLMRPMSGFDWEVGLTVPFEEWILRGYVGSYHFFADDSETINGLKARGEVDWGHLNLSTTVTHDDTYGTDVMLGVGVEWPQIADQPQGLNTAMTPLRFARRNHNIIVDRDYRINETVVPLNQPGQNPEPSIPAPGGSGGSGNLITDALLAPSDMWDGTLDWDGRDVPEDPDRVNYKPVAHYAIVPFQDVTGDFIVPVVAFSKGGIASVTFHVEGSEAVVNAPQIVSAYAGNPFEAYVVKLDASEFPEHDGAFEVYATVQPKDPSAQARVISLPLFSNINGTLPTAKSYVDANNGSDTTGDGSSANPFATITEARNSLVASGKVDGGTIILRDGEYEYSNASAEAVLNERWLTIKPDTGHQPVINATGDSLSGGLATNRIKIEGVTLDASNSEPVFLINSSIARLPDSSLWLDKLTYTGRGAHVQGRVANGFESIYYTDLTFQDTKDAAILGVLARNITIKNIGSDAFTQTRAVIGGNVEQIDPGDTDFHPDIWQFWGDDLENILLYGVWTSEDVVSQGVFFRAVEKVYDVAVVNSVLRSSDNAGISSQFRVADVSHVYMRGSTFGQSLHLRSGETTDFVSMKHFDISGNIFTRVTADELVGDKAFDESFGNRWVDNFFIDDRYTAGEVAGIGNPDWDNDLLIPGQDGNLTTDSSQDLLLDVLGNVRMAGNDFIGALTQ
- a CDS encoding 3'-5' exonuclease, encoding MLEQNQAGREEYAVIDVEPTGLRATDRVIEIGIVVLDQDLEVIDEYETLIDPMRDVGETSIHGISPSMLVRPT